One region of bacterium genomic DNA includes:
- the tsf gene encoding translation elongation factor Ts, whose protein sequence is MVKELKELTGAGMMDCKAALEACDSDFEQAKDWLRKKGIASAAKKSGRTAADGIIEARHYDNGSRAAMVEVNCETDFVAKTEDF, encoded by the coding sequence ATGGTAAAAGAATTGAAAGAATTAACTGGCGCTGGAATGATGGACTGTAAAGCTGCGCTGGAAGCATGCGATAGCGATTTTGAACAAGCAAAAGACTGGCTGCGGAAAAAGGGAATCGCCTCGGCAGCTAAGAAATCCGGTCGAACAGCCGCTGATGGTATCATCGAAGCGCGCCATTACGACAACGGCAGTCGGGCAGCGATGGTGGAAGTGAATTGTGAAACCGATTTTGTCGCCAAGACCGAAGATTTCA